Within Eggerthella timonensis, the genomic segment TACAACCTGTTCTATTCCAAGGGCACGGGCAACTACGCTTGCTACGAGAGCGCCGCTACCGATGCGTACCTCGATGAGGCGTTAGCGAAACCCCAGGTGGAGGACTCGTTCGAGCTGTGGCAGAAGGCTCAATGGGACGGCTCGTCCGGCATCGCGCCCCAGGGCGACGCGCCGTGGGTGTGGTTCGCGAACATCGACCATTTGTACTTCGCCAGGGAGAACCTCAAGGTGGCCGAGCAGAAGCCCCATCCGCACGGCCACGGCTGGTCGCTGGTGAATAACGTCGACCAGTGGTCTTGGGCGTAAGTTTTTCATTGCCGGCGCGTGAGGGGCGGGCCATGCCCAGTCGCTCAGACAGTCCTCGCTTCGCTGCGGAACTCGCTTGGTGGGCATTGCCCGCCCCTCACGCTGACAGTGGTGGACTTGTGCGTTGGCTGACTGGTCGCCGTTTGCGCTTGTTGAGGGGGATTGTTGTGGGGTATTTGGACTTGTGAGGTTATAGTAGGCGTATGCCGCGATTTGTTGTTCGGAATATCTTGAAGTTCGTCCTGCTCATGCTTGCCGTGAGCATAGTGACGTTCGTGCTGGTGAGCGTGTCTCCCATCGACCCCGTGCAGGCGAACGTGGGGCAGACGGCCTACATCAACATGAGCGAGGCCAAGCGCGCGCAGCTGGCCGAGTACTGGGGCGTGAACACGCCCCTCTGGGAGCGTTACGTCAACTGGTTCGCCGACCTCTTGCACGGCGACCTGGGTACGTCGCTGCGGTTCAACGCCCCGGTGATCGACGTCATCGCCACGCGGGCGGTGAACTCGCTGGCGCTCATGGCCACGGCCTGGGTGATCAGCGGCGTGCTGGGCTTCGCGCTGGGCATCCTCGCGGGGGCGATGCGCGGGCGGCTCGTCGACCGCATCGTGAAGGGGTACTGCTTCCTGCTGGCCTCGGTGCCCACGTTCTGGTTGGGGCTCGTGTTCCTCATCGTGTTCTCGGTGCAGCTCGGCTGGTTCCCGTTCGGCTTCTCGGTGCCCATCGGGGTGTCGGCCGCCGACGTGACGCTGGCCGACGCACTGCACCACCTCGCGTTGCCGGCGCTCACGCTGTCGGTGGTGGGCGTGGCGAACATCGCGCTGCACACGCGCGAGAAGACCATCGACGTCCTGGAGAGCGACTACGTGCGCTTCGCCCGCGCGCGCGGGCTGTCGACATGGGGCGCGCTGTGCCACCACGGGCTGCGCAACCTCGCGCTGCCGGCGCTCACGTTGCAATTCGCGTCCATCTCCGAGATTTTCGGGGGGTCGGTGCTGGTGGAGCAAGTGTTCTCGTATCCGGGGCTCGGCCAGGCGGCCGTGACGGCGGGCCTCGGGGGCGACGTGGCGCTGCTCGTGGGCATCGCGCTGTTCTCAGCGGCCTTCGTGTTCGCCGGCAATCTGATCGCCAGCACGCTGTACGGCGTGGTGGACCCCCGCATCCGAAAGGGGGAGGCCCGTGGCTAGCGTCGCCGACGAGGCTTTGACGGCCCCGAACGTCCCAAATGTACCCAAAGGTGCCTGTCCCCATTGGGGACATTCGCCGGTGCTGCATGCGCCGCGCCGTGCGCGCGTGGGCAATCGCAAGCTGACGTTGGCGGCGTTCGCGATCGCCATCGCGGCGCTTGCCGCCGTGGTGGTGGCGGGCGTCGCCGCAACCGATGCCGCCACGGTCACCGATTTCTCGCAGAAGAACCTCGCGCCCAGCCTCGCGCACCCCTTCGGCACCGACTGGATGGGGCGCGACATGCTGCTGCGCACGCTGGCGGGCCTGTCCACGAGCGTGCTCGTGGGCCTGCTGGCGGCGACGGTATCGGCGTTCATCGCGCTCGTGCTGGGCGCGGTGGCGGCGCTCGGCGGAAAGCGCGCCGACGCGGCGGTCACCTGGCTCATCGACCTCATGCTGGGCATCCCGCACATCGTCCTGCTCATCCTGATCTCGTTCGCGCTGGGGAAGGGGTTCTGGGGCGTCACCATCGGCGTGGCCGTGACGCATTGGCCCAGCCTCACCCGCGTCATCCGAGCGGAGATCCTGCAATGCAAGCAGTCCGCGTTCGTGTCGGTGGCGCGCAAGCTAGGACAGAATCCGGTGCGCATTGCGGCGAAGCACATGCTGCCCTACGTGTTGCCGCAGTTCATCGTGGGGCTCATCCTGCTGTTTCCGCACGCCATCCTGCACGAGGCCGCCGTCACCTTCCTCGGCTTCGGCCTGCCGCCCGAGCAGCCGGCCATCGGCGTCATCCTCAGCGAGTCGATGGCGTATCTGTCGGCCGGCATGTGGTGGCTCGCCGTGTTCCCGGGTCTCGCGCTCATCGCCACCGTGCTGCTGTTCGACGTGGCGGGATCGAACCTTCGCAAGCTCGTCGACCCCCACAGCTCCCAGGAATAGGAGAAGGGCCATGGACGAAGCGAGCAAGAGCAATCCTCTTCCCGAGCCGTTGGCCGCGCGCGAGCGTGCGCTGTACGAGGCAGCGGCCGAGCTGGAACGTCTCACCGACGAGCTGCTCGGCGATCCCTCCTCGCAGAAGGAGCTGCGGGAAGAGGCGTTCGCTGCGGAAGGTGCTGCTTCCCACGAGGCCCTTTCGCACGAGGATGCGCAGGAGCACCACCATCATACGCATGCGCCGGTCTCCCATCACGAGCATGGCCATCATCTGCTGCAGGTGGAGGACCTGAGCGTGGGATTCCGCATGTACGACGAGGATGCGCCGTATCTTCGCGCGAAGCAGCGCATGGTGGAAGTGATCTGCGGGCTGAGCATTTCCGTGCACGCTGGCGAGATCGTGGCCGTGGTGGGCGCATCGGGCTCCGGCAAGACGCTGCTGGCCGACGCCATCCTGGGGCTGTTCGAGCCGAACGCCAGCGTGCACGGGCGCATCTGGTTCGATGGGCGGCAGCAGGACGCGTCGACGCTTTCCCAGCTGCGCGGCCGCGGCATCTCGCTCGTGCCGCAGAGCGTGAACAATCTCGACCCGCTCATGAAGGTGGGCCGTCAGGTGGAGGGGTTCGGCCGCACGCAGGTGCCGCGCGAGGAGCGCCGTCGTCGGCGCGCGCAGCTGTTCGAGCGTTACGGCTTGCCGGAGGATACGGCGAGGAAGTACCCGCACGAGCTGTCCGGCGGCATGGCCCGTCGGGTGCTGCTGTGCTGCGCGCTCATGGACGACCCGCGCGTCATCATCGCCGATGAGCCTACGCCCGGCCTCGACCTGGAGCTGGCCGTTCGCGCGCTCGACGACTTTCGCGAGTTCGCCGACGCGGGCAACGGCGTGCTGCTCATCACGCACGACATCGAATTGGCGCTGCGCGTGGCGGATCGCGTGGCGGTGTTCCGGGACGGCACCGTGGTGGAAGAGACGGCCGTCGCGAACTTCGCGTCGCCCGACCTGCTGCAGCATCCGTTCAGCCGCGAACTGTGGCATGCGCTTCCCGAGCACGATTTCGAGGCGCCGGCAGGCGATGACGGGGAGGGGCGCGCATGCTGCGGATAGAATCGTTCGGTCGGGTGCCGGGAATCTGGCAGAAATTTGCGGGTATGCGAATGAATCGCAGAGCGAGAAATATCGCGATCAGGGATTTTGCCGTCTGCGATGTCGAAAGGGGCTTGCAGAAGGCTGCAAACATTCGCATACCCGCGAATTTCTGCCACCAAATGCACTTCGGCCAACGCGCCCCTCTCGCGTCTGCCCCGGCGGAGGAGGTTGCACTATGTTAGAGGCTCGCGGCATCACCTTCGCGCATCCCGGCATGCGCACGCCGCTCTACCGCGACTTCGACCTGGTCGTCGATGCGGGCGAGCGCGTGGCCGTCAGCGCGCCTTCCGGATTCGGCAAAACCACGCTCTGCCGACTGCTGGCCGGCTACGAGCGCCCGCAAGCGGGCGCGATCCTCGTTGACGGATCCCCGCTGCCGAAGCGCGGCGCGTGCCCCGTGCAGCTGATCCTGCAACACCCCGAGACCGCCGTCGATCCGCGCATGCGCATGGAGCAGACGCTGGCCGAAGCGGGGGAGGTGCCGCAACGTTTGCTCGATGACCTGGGTATCCAGAAGCGCTGGCTCA encodes:
- a CDS encoding ABC transporter permease; the encoded protein is MASVADEALTAPNVPNVPKGACPHWGHSPVLHAPRRARVGNRKLTLAAFAIAIAALAAVVVAGVAATDAATVTDFSQKNLAPSLAHPFGTDWMGRDMLLRTLAGLSTSVLVGLLAATVSAFIALVLGAVAALGGKRADAAVTWLIDLMLGIPHIVLLILISFALGKGFWGVTIGVAVTHWPSLTRVIRAEILQCKQSAFVSVARKLGQNPVRIAAKHMLPYVLPQFIVGLILLFPHAILHEAAVTFLGFGLPPEQPAIGVILSESMAYLSAGMWWLAVFPGLALIATVLLFDVAGSNLRKLVDPHSSQE
- a CDS encoding ABC transporter ATP-binding protein is translated as MLEARGITFAHPGMRTPLYRDFDLVVDAGERVAVSAPSGFGKTTLCRLLAGYERPQAGAILVDGSPLPKRGACPVQLILQHPETAVDPRMRMEQTLAEAGEVPQRLLDDLGIQKRWLTRFPHELSGGELQRFCIARALAARPRYLVADEISTMLDAVTQAQIWRFLVAETQDRGIGMLFVSHSPALTERIATRVVHLARV
- a CDS encoding ATP-binding cassette domain-containing protein, yielding MDEASKSNPLPEPLAARERALYEAAAELERLTDELLGDPSSQKELREEAFAAEGAASHEALSHEDAQEHHHHTHAPVSHHEHGHHLLQVEDLSVGFRMYDEDAPYLRAKQRMVEVICGLSISVHAGEIVAVVGASGSGKTLLADAILGLFEPNASVHGRIWFDGRQQDASTLSQLRGRGISLVPQSVNNLDPLMKVGRQVEGFGRTQVPREERRRRRAQLFERYGLPEDTARKYPHELSGGMARRVLLCCALMDDPRVIIADEPTPGLDLELAVRALDDFREFADAGNGVLLITHDIELALRVADRVAVFRDGTVVEETAVANFASPDLLQHPFSRELWHALPEHDFEAPAGDDGEGRACCG
- a CDS encoding ABC transporter permease produces the protein MPRFVVRNILKFVLLMLAVSIVTFVLVSVSPIDPVQANVGQTAYINMSEAKRAQLAEYWGVNTPLWERYVNWFADLLHGDLGTSLRFNAPVIDVIATRAVNSLALMATAWVISGVLGFALGILAGAMRGRLVDRIVKGYCFLLASVPTFWLGLVFLIVFSVQLGWFPFGFSVPIGVSAADVTLADALHHLALPALTLSVVGVANIALHTREKTIDVLESDYVRFARARGLSTWGALCHHGLRNLALPALTLQFASISEIFGGSVLVEQVFSYPGLGQAAVTAGLGGDVALLVGIALFSAAFVFAGNLIASTLYGVVDPRIRKGEARG